The proteins below are encoded in one region of Streptomyces roseirectus:
- a CDS encoding VOC family protein translates to MSRHVQITFDAHDPRALADFWREALGYITPAPPGVELPDGADVWAAWHTFLARVGVPEAERESKAAIEDPDGHGPRVFFQRVPEGKTAKNRVHLDVRAAPGLQGDARMAALEAECARLTALGATLLRRDPGRPPLSGGFLVMADPEGNEFCLD, encoded by the coding sequence TTGAGCCGCCACGTCCAGATCACCTTCGACGCCCACGACCCCCGCGCCCTCGCGGACTTCTGGCGCGAAGCCCTCGGCTACATCACCCCCGCCCCGCCCGGCGTCGAACTCCCCGACGGCGCCGACGTGTGGGCCGCGTGGCACACGTTCCTCGCCCGGGTCGGCGTCCCGGAGGCGGAACGCGAGTCCAAGGCCGCCATCGAGGATCCCGACGGCCACGGCCCCCGCGTCTTCTTCCAGCGCGTCCCGGAGGGCAAGACCGCCAAGAACCGCGTCCACCTCGACGTCCGCGCGGCCCCCGGCCTCCAGGGCGACGCCCGCATGGCCGCCCTGGAGGCCGAGTGCGCCCGTCTGACCGCCCTCGGCGCGACCCTCCTGCGCCGCGATCCCGGCCGGCCTCCGCTGAGCGGCGGCTTCCTGGTCATGGCGGACCCGGAGGGCAACGAGTTCTGCCTCGACTGA
- a CDS encoding class I SAM-dependent methyltransferase, which yields MDTLKSAAVALPATDFAAHPFFGPLDRRPSRYRGPHRLSHHGWLNFVERLERREEVSAVLAAVATSRRVLDVGGGTGELTRAVAARVERCVTVEPHARRVEVLQAPDGSAQAPDVPRTGGIEVLPGHAEALPFPDASFDAVLACWVLPYAEDPDRAVREMARVCDRSAPGGRVVLIGGAPDNELVSLLNEVCVPLAGEPHDHQGHLLADAVRTLSGLGFTDISLHRTEAALHFSEPDLEERITAAAALLTDFWYEGHPRAAEMREALRPALHRHFALRPYAIGDQGIVLVAV from the coding sequence GTGGACACGCTGAAATCCGCCGCGGTCGCTCTCCCGGCAACGGACTTTGCCGCCCATCCGTTCTTCGGCCCGCTGGACCGCAGGCCCTCCCGTTACCGCGGTCCGCACCGGCTCAGCCACCACGGGTGGCTCAACTTCGTCGAGCGTCTGGAACGCCGCGAGGAGGTCTCCGCGGTCCTCGCCGCCGTCGCCACCAGCCGCCGGGTGCTGGACGTCGGCGGCGGCACCGGTGAACTCACCCGCGCGGTCGCGGCCCGGGTCGAGCGCTGCGTCACGGTGGAGCCGCACGCCCGCCGCGTCGAGGTGCTTCAGGCCCCCGACGGCTCCGCTCAGGCCCCGGACGTGCCGCGCACCGGCGGGATCGAGGTCTTACCCGGGCACGCCGAGGCCCTGCCCTTCCCGGACGCGTCCTTCGACGCGGTGCTGGCCTGCTGGGTGCTGCCCTACGCGGAGGATCCCGACCGCGCGGTCAGGGAGATGGCCCGGGTCTGTGACCGGAGCGCGCCCGGCGGCCGTGTCGTGCTGATCGGCGGGGCCCCGGACAACGAGCTCGTCAGTCTCCTCAACGAGGTGTGCGTCCCGCTCGCCGGGGAGCCGCACGACCATCAGGGCCATCTGCTCGCCGACGCCGTCCGCACGCTGAGCGGACTCGGCTTCACCGACATTTCGCTGCACCGCACCGAAGCCGCGCTGCACTTCTCCGAGCCCGACCTGGAGGAGCGCATTACCGCCGCTGCCGCCCTCTTGACGGATTTCTGGTACGAGGGTCATCCGCGCGCGGCCGAAATGCGGGAGGCGCTGCGGCCGGCACTTCACCGGCACTTCGCTCTCCGGCCCTACGCCATAGGAGACCAGGGCATTGTCCTGGTGGCCGTATGA
- a CDS encoding VOC family protein, protein MASRLNPYLTFTGEARQAMEFYEQVFGGTLTLNTYGAFNQDVGPDFADKVMHGMLETPAGFTLMGADTPPGMPQPAEHRYSISLSGDDEAELRGYWEQLSAGGTVSVPLDKQMWGDVFGMCTDRFGVPWMVNIAG, encoded by the coding sequence ATGGCTTCTCGGCTCAACCCCTACCTCACGTTCACCGGCGAGGCCCGGCAGGCGATGGAGTTCTACGAGCAGGTCTTCGGCGGCACCCTGACGCTGAACACCTACGGCGCCTTCAACCAGGACGTCGGCCCGGACTTCGCCGACAAGGTCATGCACGGCATGCTGGAGACCCCCGCCGGCTTCACCCTGATGGGCGCCGACACCCCGCCCGGCATGCCCCAGCCCGCCGAGCACCGCTACTCGATCAGCCTCAGCGGTGACGACGAGGCCGAGCTGCGCGGCTACTGGGAACAGCTCTCCGCCGGCGGCACCGTCTCCGTCCCCCTCGACAAGCAGATGTGGGGCGACGTCTTCGGCATGTGCACGGACCGCTTCGGCGTGCCGTGGATGGTCAATATCGCGGGCTGA
- a CDS encoding transketolase — protein sequence MRYDELAELGQQLRVDAVRAAQAAGSGHPTSSMSAADLGAVLLAHHLRYDFARPAHPGNDRLILSKGHASPLLYALYRAAGVVDEEELLTFRRQGSRLEGHPTPRLPWVDVATGSLGQGLPVGVGMALAGKRLDRLPYRVWVLCGDSELAEGSVWEAVEHAGHEHLDNLTMIVDVNRLGQRGPTRLGWDLDTYAARLAAFGWHTVTVDGHDVAAVDAAYREATTARRRPTAVLARTRKGRGVAAVEDAEGRHGKPLPDAERAIEELGGVRSVQVGVALPVGSRPEETPKAAQVDWPRYELGEEVATRAAFGDALAALGSERDDVVVLDGEVGDSTKAGVFQEAHPDRYFECYIAEQQLVAAAVGMRARGHTPFAATFAAFLTRAHDFVRMAAVSGLGVQLCGSHAGVAIGEDGPSQMGLEDLAMMRAVHGSTVLHPCDAHQTAYLVRTMADLPGIGYLRTCRAPMPVLYGPGEQFPVGGCKTLRSGPDDKVTVIGAGTTVHEALRAADSLAVAGIAVRVIDLYSVKPVDEVALRTAAEETGCLLTVEDHRPEGGLGDAVAAVFADGRPQPRLVRLAVRTMPGSATLKEQLRTAGIDAEAIAAAVMLLTERAVTP from the coding sequence ATGCGGTACGACGAACTGGCCGAGCTGGGACAGCAGTTGAGGGTGGACGCGGTACGCGCCGCGCAGGCGGCCGGCTCCGGCCACCCGACCTCGTCGATGTCGGCGGCGGACCTCGGCGCGGTCCTGCTGGCCCACCACCTGCGCTACGACTTCGCCCGCCCCGCCCACCCGGGCAACGACCGGCTGATCCTCTCCAAGGGCCACGCCTCACCCCTGCTGTACGCCCTGTACCGGGCGGCCGGCGTGGTCGACGAGGAGGAACTGCTCACCTTCCGCCGCCAGGGCAGCCGGCTCGAGGGCCACCCCACGCCCCGGCTGCCCTGGGTGGACGTGGCGACCGGCTCGCTCGGCCAGGGCCTGCCCGTCGGCGTCGGCATGGCCCTCGCCGGGAAACGGCTCGACCGGCTGCCGTACCGGGTGTGGGTGCTGTGCGGGGACAGCGAACTGGCGGAGGGCTCGGTGTGGGAGGCCGTTGAGCACGCCGGGCACGAACACCTCGACAACCTCACGATGATCGTCGACGTCAACCGGCTGGGCCAGCGCGGTCCGACCCGCCTCGGCTGGGACCTCGACACGTACGCGGCCCGCCTCGCGGCCTTCGGCTGGCACACGGTCACCGTCGACGGCCACGACGTCGCCGCCGTCGACGCCGCCTACCGGGAGGCGACGACGGCCCGCCGCCGGCCGACGGCGGTGCTGGCCCGCACCCGCAAGGGCCGGGGCGTCGCCGCCGTCGAGGACGCGGAGGGCCGGCACGGCAAGCCGCTGCCCGACGCCGAGCGCGCGATCGAGGAACTGGGCGGGGTCCGCTCCGTCCAGGTCGGTGTCGCCCTGCCGGTCGGCAGCCGGCCCGAGGAGACCCCCAAGGCGGCCCAAGTGGACTGGCCCCGCTACGAGTTGGGGGAGGAGGTCGCCACCCGGGCCGCGTTCGGCGACGCCCTCGCCGCCCTCGGCTCCGAACGCGACGACGTCGTCGTCCTCGACGGGGAGGTCGGCGACTCGACGAAGGCCGGGGTCTTCCAGGAGGCCCACCCCGACCGGTACTTCGAGTGCTACATCGCCGAACAGCAGCTCGTCGCCGCCGCCGTGGGGATGCGGGCGCGCGGCCACACCCCGTTCGCCGCGACGTTCGCCGCGTTCCTCACGCGGGCGCACGACTTCGTCCGCATGGCCGCCGTCAGCGGGCTCGGCGTCCAGCTGTGCGGCTCGCACGCCGGGGTCGCCATCGGGGAGGACGGGCCCTCGCAGATGGGCCTCGAAGACCTCGCGATGATGCGCGCCGTCCACGGCTCGACCGTCCTGCACCCCTGCGACGCCCACCAGACGGCGTACCTCGTGAGGACCATGGCGGACCTCCCCGGTATCGGATACCTGCGTACCTGCCGCGCCCCGATGCCGGTCCTGTACGGGCCCGGCGAGCAGTTCCCGGTCGGCGGCTGCAAGACGCTGCGCTCCGGGCCCGACGACAAGGTCACCGTGATCGGCGCGGGCACCACCGTCCACGAGGCGCTGCGCGCCGCCGACTCCCTCGCGGTCGCCGGGATCGCCGTCCGTGTCATCGACCTGTACTCCGTGAAACCCGTCGACGAGGTCGCGCTGCGGACGGCGGCCGAGGAGACCGGCTGCCTGCTCACCGTCGAGGACCACCGGCCCGAGGGCGGGCTCGGCGACGCCGTGGCCGCCGTCTTCGCCGACGGCCGCCCCCAGCCCAGGCTGGTCCGGCTCGCGGTGCGGACGATGCCCGGTTCGGCGACGCTGAAGGAACAGCTGCGGACGGCAGGGATCGACGCCGAGGCCATCGCGGCGGCCGTGATGCTGCTGACGGAACGGGCCGTCACGCCGTGA
- a CDS encoding DUF6328 family protein gives MDSETKDVTNDWGRRETPEERADRRWNDLLQEVRVALTGVQVLFAFLLAVVFQPRFADVSDTDRALYVVTVVLAAGSTGALIGPVALHRILTGRRVKPQTVDWAARLTVIGLFLLLGTMTTALLLVLRAVTDDTLAAWLTVPVVGWLAVCWLLLPLWARVRTNGNGRQARP, from the coding sequence GTGGACAGCGAGACGAAGGACGTGACGAACGACTGGGGGCGCCGGGAGACCCCGGAGGAGCGGGCCGACCGCCGCTGGAACGACCTGCTCCAGGAGGTGCGGGTCGCCCTCACCGGCGTCCAGGTCCTCTTCGCGTTCCTGCTGGCGGTCGTCTTCCAGCCCCGGTTCGCGGACGTCTCCGACACCGACCGGGCGTTGTACGTCGTCACGGTCGTTCTCGCGGCGGGCAGCACCGGCGCGCTGATCGGGCCCGTCGCGCTCCACCGCATCCTCACCGGCCGCCGGGTCAAACCGCAGACCGTGGACTGGGCGGCCCGGCTCACCGTCATCGGCCTGTTCCTGCTGCTCGGGACGATGACGACGGCGCTGCTGCTCGTCCTGCGCGCGGTCACCGACGACACGCTCGCCGCCTGGCTGACGGTGCCGGTGGTCGGCTGGCTCGCGGTGTGCTGGCTGCTGCTGCCGCTGTGGGCGCGGGTGAGGACGAACGGAAATGGCAGGCAGGCGAGACCGTGA
- a CDS encoding helix-turn-helix transcriptional regulator yields MIRTVITGKKAFVGRHDVLQALYRALDDTVEEGMVRCVVSGETGIGRTALLGAFLSGCRARGVPVMESADQTRAERGPRVPAGCFHSPALVAGSSLTGRGTSLIGVAGDPHAPVPVGPKGALVAALRGREPAVLMVDDANCAGAVRLQRVLRVMAESVRLPLLVLLTERAGEAPSAPDTYRELTLGARRLTLEGLTPRETGELLRPLLAGRPGSRLTAACHRLTAGNPYLLAALAAHLRDASPRPGPDELDSVVLPAAGDLFVGRAARQHTHAVRLAETVAVAGNSGGADPALIAHLSGLGLVETLEGLDVLARAGLITDGDEPALRHPLVAHALLGSMTRLARNAVSLSAAAYLHERHAPAQQVADHLSASTVPHHENWSADVMLRAAGAARQAGHDGTARRYLEIVAGSAAGDERHRAILALADLRMNHDADGGPHALAALLSCAREDATRSALLARLGRVLSAPGAATTGTAVLDAVASALHHTVFEDWPRVHRLALRLDKVPPAEASHLLRGLPAHLRPDAGLARRRASDAPADPHGGGPLQTVVEAVAAYYEYLVDDSPRHSVDRARAALARGGRWSDVCPTAFTAALTVLTDSGHPAEAASHLNRIAGTPAEASAAAPYGGRAELLYVAGQIACVQGDLDAACRSLTAALTVLDGPDGAPALRADTAGMLANVLVGRGELDKAQNLLRDGGWLGRLPAGHRHQDLLLARARCAVGLGALPDAARDLGELRRRARADGLRRTGTSLWRAHGVELLDQIGAVVEARTLAEQQLRFARASGSAFELGRALRAAARVDAHGAEALLREAVTVLTPDHAPLDLAAALTDLADLDARQGRRRESVDALTRAVELAERCGAGELALRAGQRILVLNGDTALHASLGGVLSLTPREREILVDAMRGLTNRRISQKRTITRRTVELHLSSAYRKLAISGRDGFPGLFRAPGLWTLLTSAPDARRT; encoded by the coding sequence ATGATTCGAACGGTCATCACCGGGAAAAAGGCGTTCGTCGGCCGTCATGACGTGCTTCAGGCGCTGTACCGGGCCCTTGACGACACCGTCGAGGAAGGCATGGTGCGGTGTGTGGTCTCAGGGGAGACCGGCATCGGACGCACCGCGCTGCTGGGCGCTTTCCTCAGCGGATGCCGGGCCCGCGGTGTCCCCGTGATGGAGTCGGCCGACCAGACGCGGGCCGAGCGCGGACCCCGTGTGCCGGCCGGCTGTTTCCACTCACCGGCCCTGGTGGCCGGGTCCTCGCTCACCGGCAGGGGGACGAGCCTGATCGGCGTCGCCGGGGACCCGCACGCACCCGTCCCGGTCGGGCCGAAGGGTGCCCTGGTGGCGGCGCTGCGCGGCAGGGAGCCGGCGGTCCTCATGGTGGACGACGCCAACTGCGCCGGTGCCGTCCGCCTTCAGCGGGTGCTGCGCGTCATGGCGGAGTCCGTGCGGCTGCCGCTGCTCGTGCTGCTCACCGAGCGGGCGGGAGAAGCGCCGTCGGCCCCTGACACGTACCGGGAGCTGACGCTGGGCGCGCGGCGGCTGACGCTGGAGGGGCTGACGCCCCGGGAGACCGGTGAGCTGCTTCGGCCGCTTCTCGCCGGGCGCCCCGGCAGCCGTCTCACCGCCGCGTGCCATCGGCTGACCGCGGGAAACCCCTATCTGCTGGCCGCGCTCGCGGCTCATCTGCGCGACGCGTCCCCCCGGCCTGGCCCCGACGAGCTGGACTCCGTGGTCCTCCCGGCCGCCGGCGACCTGTTCGTCGGACGGGCCGCACGGCAGCACACGCACGCGGTGCGCCTCGCCGAGACCGTCGCGGTGGCCGGGAACTCCGGTGGCGCCGATCCCGCTCTGATCGCGCACCTCAGCGGGCTCGGCCTGGTGGAGACCCTGGAAGGGCTCGACGTGCTGGCACGCGCCGGGTTGATCACGGACGGCGACGAGCCGGCGCTGCGGCATCCCCTGGTCGCGCACGCCTTGCTCGGCTCCATGACACGACTGGCCCGCAACGCCGTCAGTCTCTCCGCCGCCGCTTATCTGCACGAGCGTCACGCGCCCGCGCAACAGGTGGCCGATCACCTCAGCGCCTCCACCGTGCCCCACCACGAGAACTGGTCGGCCGACGTGATGCTGCGCGCGGCCGGCGCCGCGCGGCAGGCGGGCCACGACGGCACCGCCCGCCGCTACCTGGAGATCGTCGCGGGCAGCGCCGCCGGCGACGAGCGGCACCGGGCCATCCTCGCGCTCGCCGACCTCCGCATGAACCACGATGCCGACGGCGGCCCGCACGCTCTGGCCGCTCTGCTCAGCTGCGCCAGGGAGGATGCGACCCGCAGCGCCCTGCTTGCCCGTCTCGGGCGCGTGCTCTCGGCGCCCGGCGCCGCCACCACCGGCACCGCCGTCCTCGACGCGGTCGCCTCGGCGCTGCACCACACCGTGTTCGAGGACTGGCCCCGGGTGCACCGGCTGGCCCTCCGGCTCGACAAGGTGCCACCGGCCGAGGCGTCGCACCTCTTGCGCGGCCTGCCCGCGCATCTGCGGCCCGACGCCGGCCTGGCGCGTCGCCGCGCGAGCGACGCTCCTGCCGACCCGCATGGCGGCGGACCCTTGCAGACCGTCGTGGAGGCCGTCGCCGCCTACTACGAGTACCTCGTCGACGACAGCCCGCGTCACTCGGTCGACCGCGCCCGCGCCGCTCTCGCCCGCGGCGGCCGCTGGTCCGACGTGTGTCCGACGGCGTTCACCGCCGCGCTGACCGTGCTCACCGACAGCGGCCACCCCGCCGAGGCCGCCTCCCACCTGAACCGGATCGCGGGCACCCCGGCGGAGGCGTCCGCCGCCGCGCCCTACGGCGGGCGGGCGGAACTGCTGTACGTCGCCGGGCAGATAGCGTGCGTCCAGGGCGACCTCGACGCCGCCTGCCGATCACTCACCGCGGCCCTCACCGTCCTCGACGGCCCGGACGGCGCTCCCGCCCTGCGCGCCGACACGGCGGGCATGCTCGCCAACGTCCTGGTCGGCCGGGGAGAACTCGACAAGGCTCAGAACCTGCTGCGCGACGGCGGCTGGCTCGGCCGCCTGCCCGCGGGGCACCGGCATCAGGATCTGCTGCTGGCCCGCGCCCGGTGCGCCGTAGGACTCGGCGCGCTGCCGGACGCCGCACGCGACCTCGGGGAACTGCGGCGCCGTGCTCGCGCGGACGGCCTGCGCCGCACCGGAACGAGCCTGTGGCGCGCGCACGGCGTCGAACTCCTCGACCAGATCGGTGCCGTCGTCGAGGCCCGTACCCTGGCCGAGCAGCAGCTCCGGTTCGCCCGTGCCAGTGGCTCCGCCTTCGAACTGGGCCGTGCCCTGCGCGCCGCGGCGCGGGTCGACGCCCACGGCGCCGAGGCGCTGCTGCGCGAGGCCGTCACGGTATTGACGCCGGACCACGCTCCGCTGGACCTCGCCGCGGCCCTCACGGACCTGGCCGACCTCGACGCACGGCAGGGGCGCCGGAGAGAGTCGGTGGACGCGCTCACGCGCGCGGTGGAACTGGCCGAGCGCTGCGGCGCCGGAGAACTCGCGCTCCGCGCCGGCCAGCGCATCCTGGTCCTCAACGGCGACACGGCTCTGCACGCCTCGCTGGGCGGAGTGCTCTCGCTCACCCCGCGCGAGCGCGAGATCCTGGTGGACGCCATGCGCGGCCTGACCAACAGGCGTATCTCCCAGAAGCGGACCATCACCCGCCGCACCGTCGAACTTCACCTCTCCAGCGCCTACCGCAAGCTCGCCATCTCCGGGCGCGACGGCTTTCCCGGCCTGTTCCGCGCCCCCGGCCTGTGGACCCTGCTCACCAGCGCCCCCGACGCTCGTCGGACCTAG
- a CDS encoding WhiB family transcriptional regulator, which yields MRAKPGARYVETGGHHRMDWQRDAACADTDDPDLFFPISLNGPGARQVERARAVCRRCPVAVRCAEWARETHQRSGVWGGVSVEPENYGR from the coding sequence ATGAGGGCCAAGCCCGGAGCACGGTACGTCGAGACCGGCGGGCACCATCGGATGGACTGGCAGCGCGACGCCGCCTGCGCGGACACCGACGACCCTGACCTGTTCTTCCCGATCAGCCTCAACGGGCCGGGCGCCCGCCAGGTGGAACGGGCCCGAGCGGTGTGCCGACGCTGCCCGGTCGCGGTGAGGTGCGCGGAGTGGGCGCGCGAGACGCATCAGCGGTCGGGGGTGTGGGGCGGGGTGTCGGTAGAACCGGAGAACTACGGGAGGTAG
- a CDS encoding plasmid stabilization protein encodes MPRGSNSKRERQYEHVKESAKKRGESDSRASEIAARTVNKERARSGESKSASRTSVRDPKSASQRGGKRSHKGSQGPTRDQLYEEARKRGIEGRSGMNKAELARALGK; translated from the coding sequence ATGCCACGAGGCTCGAACTCCAAACGGGAACGCCAGTACGAGCACGTCAAGGAGTCCGCCAAGAAGCGCGGCGAGTCCGACTCCCGCGCCTCGGAGATCGCCGCCCGCACGGTCAACAAGGAGCGCGCGCGGTCCGGCGAGTCCAAGTCCGCGAGCCGTACATCCGTCCGCGACCCCAAGTCGGCCTCCCAGCGCGGCGGCAAACGCTCGCACAAGGGCTCCCAGGGCCCGACCCGCGACCAGCTCTACGAGGAGGCCCGCAAGCGGGGGATCGAGGGGCGGTCGGGGATGAACAAGGCGGAACTGGCACGGGCGTTGGGGAAGTAG
- a CDS encoding type 1 glutamine amidotransferase domain-containing protein: protein MNIAFLAAPEGTEQIELTEPWQAVLATGDRPSLLSTSPGSLQAFRHLDRGDTFPVDGTVAEADPGEYGALVLPGGVANPDALRLDADAVAFVRAFFDAGKPVAAICHAPWVLVEAGVVDGRVLTSWPSLRTDITNAGGRWVDVPVQVCDHGPNLLITSRKPDDLPDFTHTFTEVFAKV from the coding sequence GTGAACATCGCTTTCCTGGCCGCGCCCGAGGGCACCGAGCAGATCGAGCTGACCGAGCCGTGGCAGGCGGTCCTCGCGACCGGGGACCGGCCGTCGCTGCTGTCCACCTCGCCGGGGTCGCTCCAGGCGTTCCGCCACCTCGACCGGGGCGACACGTTCCCGGTGGACGGGACGGTCGCCGAGGCGGACCCTGGTGAGTACGGAGCGCTCGTCCTGCCGGGTGGCGTCGCCAACCCCGACGCGCTGCGGCTCGACGCGGACGCCGTCGCGTTCGTCCGCGCGTTCTTCGACGCCGGGAAGCCGGTCGCGGCGATCTGTCACGCGCCGTGGGTGCTGGTGGAGGCGGGGGTCGTGGACGGGCGTGTCCTCACGTCCTGGCCCAGTCTGCGCACCGACATCACCAACGCCGGGGGGCGCTGGGTCGACGTCCCCGTCCAGGTCTGCGACCACGGGCCCAACCTGCTGATCACCAGCCGCAAGCCGGACGATCTGCCCGACTTCACACACACGTTCACCGAGGTCTTCGCGAAGGTCTGA
- a CDS encoding catalase: MPPLDHEDRKQQREESTADDPATGPLTTDQGVDVDRTDDSLTAGERGPTLLEDFHFREKLTHFDHERIPERVVHARGAGAYGWFEPYESCAEFTRAAFLQDPSVRTPVFVRFSTVQGPKGSADTVRDVRGFAVKFYTSEGNYDLVGNNFPVFFIQDGIKFPDFVHALKPEPDTDIPTGASAHDTLWDFVSLQPETLHAIMWLMSDRAIPRSYRMMQGFGVHTFRFVDAAGRATFVKFHWKPKLGVHSLVWDEAQECQGRDPDFNRRDLWEAIAAGEYPEWELGVQLVPEEDEFAFDFDLLDATKLIPEELVPIRPIGRMVLDRNPESFFAETEQVAFHTANLVPGIDFTDDPLLQARNFSYLDTQLLRLGGPNFSQLPVNRPVAPVRTNQRDGFHQGRIHRGANYFPSSLGGGHPDVSGPRMHHPQQVHGPKTRTRAVSFTDHYSQAALFWHSMSDWEREHIVAAFRFELGKVTAMQVRTRTVAELAHVDLDLAQRVARGIGVPEPAEKGPEFGAVSPALSIEALPGDGSVRTRTVAVLAHDGVDGRHLTSVREALAARGAVVEVIAPEAGSLDTTSEGPYPVDRALPTVASVLYDAVLLPGGPVGTPDLITDPDVIRFARDAYRHGKPLAALGSGVGVLSAVVPDTVRLATPTSGAVADRGVVSDAAAGPARAEFVEAFTRALAAHRHPQRPPVRY; the protein is encoded by the coding sequence ATGCCACCCCTGGATCACGAAGACCGCAAGCAGCAGCGCGAGGAGTCCACCGCCGACGACCCGGCCACCGGCCCCCTCACCACCGACCAGGGCGTCGACGTCGACCGCACCGACGACTCCCTCACGGCCGGCGAGCGCGGCCCGACGCTCCTGGAGGACTTCCACTTCCGGGAGAAGCTGACCCACTTCGACCACGAACGCATCCCCGAGCGGGTCGTGCACGCGCGCGGCGCGGGCGCCTACGGCTGGTTCGAACCGTACGAGTCCTGCGCGGAGTTCACCCGCGCCGCGTTCCTCCAGGACCCCTCGGTGCGCACCCCGGTGTTCGTGCGGTTCTCCACGGTGCAGGGCCCCAAGGGCTCCGCCGACACCGTCCGGGACGTCCGTGGCTTCGCGGTCAAGTTCTATACGTCGGAGGGGAATTACGACCTGGTCGGCAACAACTTCCCGGTCTTCTTCATCCAGGACGGCATCAAGTTCCCCGATTTCGTGCACGCGTTGAAGCCGGAGCCGGACACCGACATCCCCACCGGCGCCTCCGCGCACGACACGCTGTGGGACTTCGTCTCGCTCCAGCCGGAGACACTGCACGCGATCATGTGGCTGATGTCGGACCGGGCGATCCCGCGCAGCTACCGCATGATGCAGGGCTTCGGCGTGCACACCTTCCGGTTCGTGGACGCCGCAGGGCGGGCCACGTTCGTGAAGTTCCACTGGAAGCCGAAGCTCGGGGTGCACTCGCTGGTGTGGGACGAGGCGCAGGAGTGCCAGGGCCGCGACCCCGACTTCAACCGGCGCGACCTGTGGGAGGCGATCGCCGCCGGCGAGTACCCGGAGTGGGAGCTGGGCGTCCAACTCGTACCGGAGGAGGACGAGTTCGCGTTCGACTTCGACCTGCTGGACGCGACGAAGCTGATCCCGGAGGAGCTGGTGCCGATCCGCCCGATCGGCCGGATGGTCCTGGACCGCAACCCGGAGAGTTTCTTCGCCGAGACCGAACAGGTCGCCTTCCACACCGCGAACCTCGTACCCGGCATCGACTTCACCGACGACCCGCTGCTCCAGGCCCGCAACTTCTCCTACCTGGACACCCAGTTGCTGCGGCTCGGCGGCCCCAACTTCTCCCAGCTCCCCGTGAACCGGCCCGTCGCGCCCGTCCGCACGAACCAGCGCGACGGCTTCCACCAAGGCCGCATCCACCGGGGCGCCAACTACTTCCCGAGCTCGCTGGGCGGCGGCCACCCCGACGTCTCGGGCCCCCGCATGCACCACCCCCAGCAGGTGCACGGCCCCAAGACCCGTACGCGCGCGGTGAGTTTCACCGACCACTACAGCCAGGCCGCGCTGTTCTGGCACAGCATGAGCGACTGGGAGCGCGAGCACATCGTCGCCGCGTTCCGCTTCGAACTGGGCAAGGTCACCGCGATGCAGGTGCGCACGCGGACGGTGGCGGAGCTGGCGCACGTCGACCTGGACCTCGCCCAGCGCGTCGCCCGGGGCATCGGCGTGCCCGAACCCGCCGAGAAGGGGCCGGAGTTCGGGGCCGTCTCCCCCGCGCTGAGCATCGAGGCGCTGCCGGGCGACGGCTCGGTGCGCACCCGGACGGTCGCGGTGCTCGCGCACGACGGGGTGGACGGCCGTCACCTCACGTCCGTGCGCGAGGCGTTGGCCGCGCGGGGCGCCGTCGTCGAGGTGATCGCGCCGGAGGCGGGGAGCCTGGACACGACGTCCGAGGGGCCGTATCCGGTGGACCGCGCGCTGCCCACGGTGGCGTCGGTGCTGTACGACGCGGTGCTGCTGCCGGGCGGGCCCGTCGGCACGCCCGATCTGATCACCGATCCGGACGTGATCCGCTTCGCCCGCGACGCCTACCGGCACGGCAAGCCGCTCGCCGCGCTCGGCTCCGGCGTCGGCGTGCTGTCGGCCGTCGTCCCGGACACGGTGCGGCTGGCGACGCCGACGAGCGGTGCGGTCGCCGACCGGGGCGTGGTGAGCGACGCGGCGGCGGGGCCGGCCCGTGCGGAGTTCGTCGAGGCGTTCACGCGGGCGCTGGCCGCGCACCGGCATCCGCAGCGGCCGCCGGTTCGGTACTAA
- a CDS encoding DUF6458 family protein — MGLGGCLALIAVGAILTFATDWEVQGANLDLIGVILMAVGLIGTVTFASIARRRRVIVPPSTPVVDQRETRPYE; from the coding sequence ATGGGACTGGGAGGGTGTCTCGCCCTGATCGCCGTAGGAGCGATCCTCACGTTCGCCACGGACTGGGAGGTGCAGGGAGCCAACCTCGACCTGATCGGGGTGATCCTCATGGCGGTCGGCCTGATCGGCACGGTCACCTTCGCGAGCATCGCGCGCCGCAGGCGGGTGATCGTCCCGCCGTCCACCCCTGTCGTCGACCAGCGCGAAACCCGCCCGTACGAGTGA